Genomic window (Gammaproteobacteria bacterium):
CGCGAGCCACACCGCGAGCAACGCGGCCGCGGAGCGAAGCCGCGCTCGCGCTCTGCTCCGAGCTTCGAACGAAGGGGCGCAGCCTGCGGCCGTGGACATCGTGCGCTTATCGTAGCGGGTCGGCCGAACGAAAGGGCCATGCGGTATCGGGTCGGCCGGACGAAAGGGCCGCGCGATCGTCCGGGAATGCCGCATTACCCGGGAAGGCTCCTACAATCGGCGGCGGCGCCGTCCGGTTGCAGCGCCTTTTCGGGCCTTTTCGGGGGAGCCTCGTGACCCGCTTCGAGACCGAAGTCCGTTCGCCTCCCGCGGCATTTCCGCTGCTGGCTCTCGCGTTCGCCGCGAGCGGGTGCGCGGCGCTGATCTACGAGGTCGTCTGGTTCCAGCTCCTCGGCTTCGTGATCGGGGCTTCGGCCGTGTCGGCCGGCGTGCTGCTCGCGACGTTCATGGGCGGCCTTTGCGCCGGAAGCCTCCTCTTTCCCCGCGTCGTATCGCCGCGGGCGCATCCGCTTCGCGTCTACGCGCTTCTCGAGCTCGGCATCGGCGTCTGCGGCCTCGGGGTGCTCTACGCGCTGCCCGCGATCGGCGGGGTCTATGCCGCGTGGGCGGAATCGGGCTCCGCCGGGATCGCGCTGCGCGCCGGCGTCGCGGCCGTTTGCCTGCTGCCGCCCACGATGCTGATGGGCGCGACGTTGCCTGCGGTCTCGCGGGCCGTCGGACTCACGCCTCGCGGCGTTGCGCGTATCGGCGTGCTTTACGGCGCGAATCTCGCGGGGGCGGTAGCGGGCAGCCTGCTCGCGGGGTTCTACCTGCTCCGCGTTCACGACGTCGCCGTCGCGACGCTCGTTGCGGCCGGCCTCAATCTCTCGATCGCCGCCGGCAGCCTGCTGCTCGCCCGCGCGATGCGCCGGCCCGAAAGCATCGCGGCGGGACCGGCCGGTCGCGCCGCGCCGGTCGGCGCCGGTGCCTCCGCGGGGGGCGGCACCCGCGTGCACGTCGCGATCGCGCTGTCGGGGATGGCCGCGCTCTCGGCCGAGGTCGTCTGGACGCGCCATCTCTCGCTCGTGCTCGGCGCCACGGTCTATGCGTTCGCGCTGATACTCGCCGTCTTTCTCGCCGCGCTCGGTCTCGGCAGCGCCGCCGGCGCGGCGCTCTCGCGCCGGCTGCCCGCAAGCGCGGCGTTCGCGGGCTGCCAGCTTCTGCTGTGCGCGGCCGTCGCGTGGGCCGGCTACGCCCTCGCGCGCTCGCTGCCTTACTGGCCGCTCGACGTGACGCTGCCGGCAACGTCCGCCGTGATGCTCCAGCTCGATCTCGTTCGCGCCGCATTCGCGACCTTCCCTGCGGCGCTGCTTTGGGGCGCAAGCTTTCCGCTCGCGCTCGCGGCCGCGGCGCCCACGGCGCCGGACCCGGCGCGGGGCGTCGGACGCCTGTACGCGGCCAATACGCTCGGCGGGATCGTCGGCGCGCTTGCGACGAGCTTCGTCCTCGTCGTCGCAATCGGAAGCCAGGCCACGCAGCAGGTGCTGATCGCGCTCTCCGCGGCCGCGGCCCTGCTCGTGCTCGCCCCGTGGCGCGATGGGGCGATGCGCGCGGGCGCCGCGGCGCTGACCGTCGCCGCCGCGGCCGCCGTTCTCGCGCGGACGGTGCCGCTGTTGCCTCCACAGCTCGTCGCGTACGGCCGCTTCATGCCGACACGCGCGGCCGACATCGACGTCGTGTACGCGCGCGAAGGGCTTACGGCTTCGGTGGCCGTCTCGAAGGAGCCGGGCGGCCATCTGACGTACCACGCCGCCGGCAAGGCCCAGGCGTCGACCTACCCGCAGGACATGCGGCTGCAGCGCATGCTCGGTCATCTCACGACGCTGATTCCGGAGGATCCCGAGTCCTTTCTCGTGATCGGGCTCGGCGCCGGCGTCACGGCCGGCGCCGTGAGCATCGACCCCGCCGCGAAGCGCGTCGTCGTGGCGGAAATCGAGCCGCTCGCCCGGCAGGTCGCCGGGCGGTATTTTCGAGCGCAGAACTTCGGCGTCGTCGACAACCCCAAGGTCGAGATCGTCGTCGACGACGGCCGGCACTTCCTCGCGACGACCGCCGAGACCTTCGACGGCATCACGTCCGACCCGCTCGACCCGTGGGCGAAAGGCGCGGCTTCGCTGTATACGGTCGAGTTCTGGCGGCTCGTCAAAGCGCGCCTGAGGCCGGGCGGCGTCGTCACGGTCTTCGTGCAGCTTTACGAGACCACCGAGGAAGCGGTCAGGAGCGAGCTGGCGACGTTCTTCGAGGTGTTCCCGAACGGCGCCGTGTTCGCGAACACGGTGCAAGGCTCCGGGTACGACGCCGTCCTCGTGGGCTTCGCCGGCGACCCGGTCGTCGACGTCGACCGGCTGCATGCGCGTCTCTCGCGGCCGGAGTACGCGCGGGTTGCGCGCTCGCTGGAAGAGGTCGGCTTCCCGACGGCCGTCGACCTGCTCGCCACGTACGCGGGGCGCCGGTCGGATCTCGCCGCGTGGCTCGAAGGCGCAGCCGTCAACCGCGACCGAAACCTGCGGCTGCAATACCTCGCCGCCGACGGCTTGAACCTCTACCGCGCGAACGCGATCTTCGCGAGCATGACCGCCGGCGGTGTGGAGTTCCCGGAGGATCTCTTCACCGGGTCCCGGACCCGGCTCGCGCCGCTGCACTCGGTGCTCCGCGCGCGCGACGGGCGGTTTTGAACCGACTTTCCCGGTCGTGCTATGCGCGAGCCACGGACACGAACCTTTCGTCGCCGCGGTACGGTGTAAAGCGTTTGCGGTACTCGCGCGGCGTCACGCCGATGGTCCTCATGAACGCGCCGCGCATCTGTTCCTCGTTTCTGAATCCGCAGCGCTTGGCGATGGACCCGAGCTTCTCGTCGGAGTGTTCCAGTAAGCGCCGCGCGGCGTCGACGCGAATGGCTTCGACGGCCTTGGCCGGCGTGCGGTTGCGCTTCGCCGCGTACACGCGTGCGAAGTTTCTCGGACTCATGTGGACTCGCTCGGCGAGTGCCTCGACGCTCAGATTCGCAGTAAGGTTCTCGGCGATCCACTGCTCGAGATCGGTGAACTCGTCCGATGCCGATTCGACTTGAGCGGCCAACAGCGCGCTGTACTGCGACTGCCCGCCCGCGCGTTTCAAGTACACGACGAGCACGCGCGCCACGTCCAAGGAAAGCTGCCGCCCGAGATCCTCTTCGATCAGCGCCAGCGCCAGGTCGATGCCCGTGGTCATTCCCGCCGACGACCACACTTGGCCGTCGCGCACGAAGATGGCATCCGGTTCCACGGTGACCGTCGGATAGCGCTCCGCCAGGAGCCCGCACTGGAGCCAGTGAGTGGCCGCGCGGCGGCCGTCGAGCAGCCCGGCTGCGGCCAACAAGAAGCTGCCGACGCAGACCGAGCAGATCCGCGAACAGTCGCTCGCTCGCTCACGTACCCAGTCGATGAGCGCCCGGTCGCGCGTGACGTCGTCGATTAGAAAGCCGCCAGGCACGATCAGCGTGTCGATGGGCGTGCCTTCGAGCGCATCGATCGGCCGCGTGACGAGCTCCACGGCGTCCGACGTCATTACCGGACCTCCGCAAGAAGAGACCACCACACATTCGTAGGGCGGAGCGCCGCGGCCGCGCGTGGACAACGCGCTTGCGAGGCGGAACGCTTCCAAGGGGCCGGCAAGGTCGAGCAGCGAGACCCCGTGGTAAGCGGCGATGACGATGCGGCGTGGGGACGTCACTGTCTCCCGGCAGGATTTCCCCTTTTTATGTCATTGCGCTTGGGGACCTGTCAACGGCAGCATACCTTCGTCGAGGACTCCACGATCCAGGGACACGACGAAAATGAGAAGCACGGCCCTTGTCGCCGAGGAGCAGTTCGCCTCCGGCGAAACGCATGTCTCGACCACGGCCCTCGTGGAGCCGAGCGGCGACGATCGAGCCGACGTTGCCGGCGCGGTCGGTGTTGCCGGCGTCGACTACTTGAGCATCTACACGCCCGAGCTGCGACGTTCCGTCGAGCTCTATTCGCGCGTCTTCGGGTTTTGCGTGGTCGGCGCCTCACACGACCGCGCCGGACGATCGGTGCTGATGGCAGCCGGACGGTTGTATCTCGCCATCCGCGAGCGGCCGCGGGGCGAATTCGACTCGACGGGGGCGCTCGGCTGGAGCTTCGTCGTCGACGATCTCGACCGGGCGCGTGCGATCACCTGGGATCTCGGCATCGTGCCGATTCGCGACGGAACGCACGAGCCGCAGTGCGATTCTCCGTGGCGCCGGCGCCGCTCGTTCGTCATCCGCGATCCGGACGGTAACGAGATCGAAGTCGTCGAGCGGGCAGGCTGATGCGGCGGCCGCAATCGCGTTGGACTTTCACTCCACCTTGCGCGGGCGCGTCATGCGTACGTGTCGCCTTCGAACTCGATCAGGCAAAAGCCGTGGCCGAACGGATCGGAGAAGGTGATGCACTTCGACCCTCGCCATTCGAGACAGCCGCTCTCTCGAGTGGCGCCCGCACGCGTCGCGCGCTCTGCGGCCTGACTTAGATCGTCGACGACGATGTCGAAGTGCACGGGCGTCCAATGACGCGTATAGCCGCGCCGGTCCGCAACGTGTTGGGACGGTGTGGATCCGGCGGGCTTCTCGAGCAGGTATATCAATGCGGCGCCGTTCTTGAGCTCAGCCACGTCGTCGTCGAGTCGGCGCGTGAGCTCGAAGCCGAGCGCCGCCGTATAGAATTCGATCGCAGGCACGAGCTCCGGGACATCGACATTTACGATCATTCGCATGAATCACCTCCTGCCCTTACGGCGTAAGCCGAGCAGCACCGCGGCGCTCAACGGCGTGCCGTCGCCGTCTCCTCCAGAAACGCTCGCAGAGCGGCGATGTACTGCCGCTCGCTGCGAATATGCGCCTCGTTATGCGTACCGGCGAGCTCGACGAGCGCGCGCCCGTCCCGTGCCGCGGCGAAGATCGCTTCGGCATGATGAAACGGTGTGATCTCGTCGTCACGGCTGTGCACGACGAGGACCGGACACTCGGCTTCCGCGACGAAGCGCCGGGTTGGATAGTCGAAGCGGCTGAGCCAGCGGGCCGGAAGCCACGGGTAAAGCTCCGCGGCGAGATCCGGGATGGAGGTAAACGCCGACTCGACGATCAGCGCACCCGGCGATGTGCGTGCCGCGAGGTAAGCCGCGATCGCGCCGCCGAGCGAGCGGCCGAAGATGACGATGTCGGACGGCGGAACCTCGCGGGTCTCGGTGAGGTACCGCCACGCCGCGTCGGCGTCGCGATACGTGCCGTGCTCTGAGGGGCGTCCCTCGCTTGCGCCGTACCCGCGATAATCGATGATCAGCACGGAAAGGCCCAGGCCGTGAAAGACGTCGATCGATTCCAGGCGGTGAGAGATATTGCCCGCATTGCCGTGAAGGAAAAGCAGCACCCGGTCGCCGCCCGATACGAACCAGCCGTGTAACGCGACGCCGTCGGCCGTGCGCAGGATCACGTCCTCGTAAGCAAGCCCGATATCGTGCGGTGTCCTGAGAATGGCGCGGCTCGGCACTTCGGGGAGGTAGACCAACCGATGCTGCAGAAAGAAGATGCCGGCGACGATCAGCGCGTAGCCGGCCACCAGGGCGACGAAAATCTTCAGCATCGATGTCGACTCCCCGACGCGCGGCTACCTGCCGGCGTCGTTCATTATGCAGAGGCACACGGATATGCGGTGGGCCTCGAGGTCACGGGGTCGCCGCGAGACTAACGCGTAATCGACACCGTGTCGGCCCTCCGTCCGTCGAGAGCACTCGCAGCTGTCCCCGCCTTCCGCGCTAGACGCCGTCGAGCGCGAGCAGGTGCTCTGCCGGTCATCAATTCTGGTGATTACGGCCGGCGCTGGAGTCTCTACCCTCCCCTCGACGATTTCCAAAACCAAACTGGAGGAGGCTCATGAAAAAGACGCGTGGCAAGCTCGCCGCCGCATGGCTGTTGCCGATCACCGCTCCCGCCGCCGCTATGGCCGACCACACCCACCACGCCTACGACGCGGGATGCCAGCGGCGGCGAGCGAGCGCTTCGTCAATATTGGTGATCGCCGTCGACAACGATCACAGGGACGAGACATTTGCCCTACGTTCCCCGGCGCGAAGGAAGCAGAACCGCGCTAAATTACGTGCGACGCCGTCTTGCAGACAACATCCGAGGGCTCGATGACCGCTCAGCTATTCACCCCGTTTCATATCGCTCGGCTCGAGCTTGCCAACCGCATCGTCATCGCACCGATGTGCCAGTACTCGGCCAAGGACGGCTGCATGACGGACTGGCATGTCATCCACCTGGGTCATCTGGCGCTCTCCGGAGCCGCTCTCCTCACGATCGAAGCGACCGCCGTGACGCCCGAAGGCAGGATCACGTATGGGGACGTCGGCTTGTACTCCGATGCTTGTGAGGCCGCGATGCGTCGTACGCTCGACGCCGTGCGTCGTTGGTCGGACATGCCGATCGCGATACAGCTCGCGCACGCGGGCCGCAAGGCATCGACGGAAGTCCCTTGGAAAGGCGGTGCACAGCTGCCCGCGGACCATCCCAACGGCTGGCGCACCGAGGCGCCGTCGGCAATCCCTTACCGCCCGAACGAGGCCGCACCGGCCGCGCTCGATCGCGACGGCCTCGGGCGGGTGCGCGAGGCGTTCGCGGACGCGGCGCGGCGCGCCGTGCGGATCGGCCTCGACGCCGTTCAGCTTCATGCCGCACACGGCTATCTTCTTCACCAGTTCTTGTCGCCGCTCTCGAATCGGCGCGACGATGAGTACGGCGGCTCGCTCGAAAATCGCATGCGCTTTCCGCTCGAAGTCTTCGATGCGGTGCGTGCGGCTGTTCCGCCCGATCTCCCGGTCAGCGTTCGAGTGTCCGGAACGGACTGGGCGCCGGGCGGGTGGGATATCGGTCAAACCGTAGAGTTCGCGCGCGCGCTCGAGGCTCGCGGTTGCAACGGAATCCATGTCTCGAGCGGCGGCTTGACGCCGGATCAGCAGATTCCTGTCGGGCCGGGCTATCAGGTGCCGCTCGCCCGAGCGGTCAAGGCGGCGGTGAAAATTCCGGTTGTCGCGGTGGGCTTGATCGTCGACTTCGATCACGCGGAATCCATCCTGGTCGCCGGCGATGCAGACCTGATCGCGCTCGCCCGTGCGATGCTCTACGACCCGCGCTGGCCGTGGCACGCCGCCGCCCACTTCGGCGCAAGCGTGAAGGCGCCGAAGCAGTACCTGCGCTCGCAGCCGTCGCGCTATCGGAACTTGTTCGACTACCGCGCGAATGACTGATCCCTCCGCCGCCATGCATCGCAAACTGCCGAGACGGAGCTGCAGTCGGACTGCGCTCGAGCCAAGAGCCTGAGGAAACGGAGCCCGAGTAATCTCGGCGCGGCACACCTAGGCCAACCGTTCCCGTCCCGCCCCCGGGAATATGCTTCTGCGCATTTCGTCTGGCAGCCTGCCAAACCGAGGCGTAGGCTCTTTCGCGAAGACCTTTTACACGGGAGAGCATCATGGCAAGCATCGTCGATCAGTATCTGAAGAATAACGAGCAGTACGCCAAGGGCGAGGCATTGCACGATGCCAAGCATCCCGGTAAGCAGAAGATACAACCGGCCAAGCGGCTTGCCGTAGTTGCATGCATGGACGCCCGTATCGACGTCGAGGATCTGCTTGGTCTACAGACCGGCGATGCGCACATCATTCGCAACGCGGGCGGGGTCATCAATGAGGACGCGATTCGCAACCTCATCATCTCCCATCACCTGCTCGACACGAAGGAATTCGTGCTGATCCACCATACCCGCTGCGGCATGCTCGCGTTCACCGATGACCTCCTGAAGGCCGGCCTCGAGGGCGACGCATCAGCCGAGAAGCTGCTCGCACAGGCGACCGGACGCAAGTTCGTGAGCTGCGGTAGATCCGCATCGACGCCTGAGGCCTTCCACGCTTTTCGCGGCGGCCCGCATCCGCTCGACGCTGACGACGAGCATGCGCGGGAACGTTTGCAGTGGGACGTGCGACGCGGAATCTCGGCGGTTCTGAACCACCCATGGCTTCCGACGAGCGGGCCGGACGCGATCTCCGTTCGCGGCTTTGTCTACGACGTCGACACCGGCAAGCTCGAGGAAGTCAGCTACCCCGGGCCAACGGGGCCATCGGAGTGACAGGCGAATCATGACGGACGATAGAAAGCGCCCGGCGCCTCCTTAATCGAGGGCTCGAATCGAGGGCTCTGCCGAAAACGCGGCTGCAAGGCCCGCGCGGCGCCGAGTCGGCTCTCGGCGAAGGGTCGAACCGCCTGATTAAGTCCCGGGCCCGGGAACGAATATCCGCGGGCGCAGTCTCTTGCAGTCGGGGACGCCCGCGGAACAGCAGGGGGGATAGCGGCCTAATGTCGTTTCAGCATCTCGGCGCATCCGATTGCGCCGACTCGCCTCTTTTCCCGCGCCCCAGCGTTACCGACCCGCGATCGCACGACTTACCTCGAGGAACGAAGCCATGCTCGAAAAATTCCGCACACCACGCATCTTCGCACTCCTAGCCGTGCTCGTTGCCGCCCCCGCCGCTGCGCAGGATCTGAAGATCGGCTATGTGAACTTCGAGTTGCTCGTGCGGGAGTCACCCCAGTACGAGCAGTCCGCGGCGACGCTGCGGACGGAGGCCGCCCGCATCGAGAGCGAGATCATGACGATGCAGCAACGGCTCGACGAGGCGCGGCAGCGATTGGAGCGGGATGCTTCCGTGCTGAGCCAGCAGGAACGGGCCGACCTCGAGCGGGAGGTCCGCGACCTCGCGCGGGACGTGCAGCGCGCCATCGAGGAGGGCCGGCAGGACTTGAGCATCCGCGAGAACGAGGAGCTCGACAGGATTGGTCGGCTGGTGCTCGAGGCCATTCAAGCGTACGGGCGAAGCGAGAGCTACGATCTGATACTCCGCGCGGCCGCCTACGTCGACGAGGACCTCGACGTCACCGACGCGATCCTCGAGACCCTACGGGAGGACGAAGACTAGGCCGATCAGCACCGCCCGCGCGCAGAGCATCGCGAGCCCGAGGAACCACCTCGATACCGCGGCCGCCGGGCTGGCGGGCCCGGCCGGCGCCGGGACCCGCCCCTGGAGCCGGATGATGTCCGCTGCCGCCCGCGGATCAAACGGCGTACAACGGGTGTACCGGCGCCCCACCGAGTCGTACTCGGCCGGCGTCCTCGAGCCACAGCGCCTGGCCCACGATGTGCCGGCGCATCGCGTGCATGTCGCGATGCGCGCGCTCGAGCGGGCACGACGTGTACAGCGAGCTGATGCCGCCTGCTGCGTACATCGTGTCGACGGCCGTCTCGGCGGCGTCGGCGGCATGTAGGCTCGCGCCCCACAACGACGTGATCCCGTCGATCGCGGGCGGCCCGCCGGCGACCGCCGTGCGCCACAACTGCGACGCGCACGCGTGCAGGTACGTGCGCGCCGCCTCGAGGGCAGCGCTTTGCCGCGCGATGTCGGCGAGCAGCGACGGCCGCTCCCGGAGCGGAGCGCCTTCGGGCGGCCTTTTCGTGCTCGTGAGCTCGATGAGCGTGTCGACGGCGGACTGTGCGATGCCGAGCGCTTGCGCGCCGTACGCCGCCGCCATCGAGCAGATGATCGGAACCCGACCGAGGGCCCCGTCGAGTGTGCTTGGCTCCGCAACGAACAACGTAAGCTCCTGCGGCACGCGCACGTTCTTTGCAACCACGTCTTGGCTTCCGGTGCCGCGCAATCCGCAGGTTTTCCAGGTGTCGAGGACCTCGCAGTCGTCGCGCCGCAGGAATGCAAAGCGCAGCTCCGGCGTGTCCGGTTCGATCATGCGCGGCTCGCCGTTCTCTTCGACTACGCAGAGCAGCAGGATCCACTCCGCGAGCTCGCAGCCGGAGACGATTTCCCAGCGTCCGCTCACTCGATACCCGTCGGCGATCGCCGCGGCGCGCCCCGTCGGGCGCGTGGAGCAGGCGTAGAGCCAGCGCGGGTCCTCGAACACCGCCGCGCGCGCGTCGCTCGAGAGAAACCGCCCGAAGAAGCACGGCAGCGAATTGTTCCACGCCACCCACGCCACCGACGCATCGGCATACGCGAGCGTCTCGTAGACGTCGAGCGCCGCGTCGAGCGGCAGCGCCGCGCCCGCGAGCTCTTTCGCTAGCGCGAGCCGGCACAACCCGCCGTCGCGGAGCCGCTCGACGATCGGTGCCGCGATATTTCGGGCCGCGTCCGTTTCGTCGCGTAGGCTTTGGATCAACGGCGACAACTCTCGGGCGGCGGCGAGCGCTGCGGTTTCCATGGCGTTCCTCCTCGCGGTCGGTCGGTGCGAGGCGCCAACATAGCGAGGCGCCCGGCCGACGCGCTTCGGAGAAACCACCCAAACGAAGGGGGGCGGACGTTGGGTGATTTCACCCACGCCGGCAGGGGACCGACGCGGGGTCGCGAGCGCTGGACGCGTCGTGCTTTACACGAGTCGATGCCGAAACGCGTACGCGGTGGCCGCCGCGCGCGACGGCACGCCGAGCTTCGCGAAGATGTTGCTGACGTGGCGATCCACTGTCTTCTCGCTGAGCGCGAGCTCGGCCGCGATCTGCCGGTTCGTGCGCCCCGTCGCGACGAGCCGCAGCACCTCGAGCTCGCGCGGCGTGAGACCGCCCGCGGCGTCGCGCGGCCCATGAGGACGCGCGCGCAAGGCATCGGCGTGCGCGAGATCCGGCCGCGCCTCGAGACGCTCGAACGCCGCCCGCGCCGACTCGAGCTCGAGCGCGGCGCCGTCCTCGTCGCCGAGCGCGCGACAGGCGAGCGCGATCGACACACGTGCTCGCGCCGCGAGATACGGCGCGCCGAGCTCCTGCCAAAGGCCGAGCGCGCGGCGCAGCGACGCGAGCGCCGCGTACGCGTCACTTTCGACGAGCTCGATCTCGCCGCGCATGTGCGCCGCCGTTGCGGCGATGAGCTCCGTGTCGAAGCGGGCCGCGATGCCGGCGAGCTCGTCGCCGGCCGCGCGTGCGGCGGCAACGTCGCCGGTCGCGATCATGATCTCGACGTAGGCCGGCAAGACTTTGACGCGCTCGAGCGGCTCCTGCGTCGCGCCGACGACACGCCTGATCGCCGCAGCCGCCATCCGCGCTCGCCCTTGCGCGAGCCGCAGCAACGCGAGCCCCGGCTGCGGCTCGTAGCCGTAGCGGCTCGCGTCGCGGTAGGCGTCCTCGGCCTCGCGGAGCTCGCCCCGCAGGCGATGGATCTCTGCCATCTCGTAGAACGCCGTCGCGGTCGAGCGAGCATCACGCTCGGGATCCCGACGCGTCGCGCGCTCGGCCTCGGCGAGCGCCTCGCACCACGCGCCCTGAAGCCGCAGAACCTCGGCTCGATGCACGAGACAGGACGCCGAGAACGCGACCATCTCCGGTTGCTGCCCGCACCACTCCGCGAGCGCAGACGTCCATTCGCGAGCGCGGCCGGCCGCGCAGATTTCCCGGCAAGCCTCGATCACCGCGCAATACATCAGTCCCGTCACGATCGGTGAGTGCGCCTGCGTCGTGACCGCGAGCATCACCTCGTCGAGCCGCGCGAGGCCGCGCGCGACGTCGCCTTGCCGCAGCAGGATACGCCCCTGGTCGAGCCGCGAGCACGTCAAGAGCTCGACGTCGGCGAATTGCTCGGCGATCGCGGCGATCTCGTCCGCGAGCGCCGCGGCCTTGTCGAGCTCGCCGCCGCGGACCGCCTGCTCCACGGCGGGCAACAGCAGGTAGCCGCGCTCGGCGCACGCGCGAGCCTCCGACTCCACGAGACGCTCGGCGCGCGCGAACCAGCCGTTAGCGCGACCGCCTTCGCCGCGAAAGAGCAGCCGCAGGCCGAGCCAGAATGCGCAGCGCACGCTCTGTAGGCGTCGGCCCTGATTCAGATGCGCGTGATGGGCGCGCTCGAGCGCGGCGAGATAGTCATCGTCGCGGCCGGCGAGATACGCAGCCTGGGCGAATCGCTCGAGATCCTCCGCGCAGAGCTCACAGGCGCGGTCCGCGCTCTGGA
Coding sequences:
- a CDS encoding response regulator transcription factor gives rise to the protein MEAAPASDLEQARRHHERRAWALAFNAFQSADRACELCAEDLERFAQAAYLAGRDDDYLAALERAHHAHLNQGRRLQSVRCAFWLGLRLLFRGEGGRANGWFARAERLVESEARACAERGYLLLPAVEQAVRGGELDKAAALADEIAAIAEQFADVELLTCSRLDQGRILLRQGDVARGLARLDEVMLAVTTQAHSPIVTGLMYCAVIEACREICAAGRAREWTSALAEWCGQQPEMVAFSASCLVHRAEVLRLQGAWCEALAEAERATRRDPERDARSTATAFYEMAEIHRLRGELREAEDAYRDASRYGYEPQPGLALLRLAQGRARMAAAAIRRVVGATQEPLERVKVLPAYVEIMIATGDVAAARAAGDELAGIAARFDTELIAATAAHMRGEIELVESDAYAALASLRRALGLWQELGAPYLAARARVSIALACRALGDEDGAALELESARAAFERLEARPDLAHADALRARPHGPRDAAGGLTPRELEVLRLVATGRTNRQIAAELALSEKTVDRHVSNIFAKLGVPSRAAATAYAFRHRLV